One window of Zalophus californianus isolate mZalCal1 chromosome 3, mZalCal1.pri.v2, whole genome shotgun sequence genomic DNA carries:
- the LOC113920663 gene encoding LOW QUALITY PROTEIN: gamma-crystallin F (The sequence of the model RefSeq protein was modified relative to this genomic sequence to represent the inferred CDS: inserted 2 bases in 2 codons): MGKITFYEDRGFQGRCYECSSDXPELQPYFSRCNSIRVDSGCWMLYEQPNYAGHQYFLRRGDYPDYQQWXGLSDSIRSCRLIPHTSSHRIRIYELEDYRGQMVEITEDCSSLHDRFHFSEIHSFHVLEGCWILYELPSYRGRQYLLRPGDYRSYRDWGATSARVGSLRRAMDSY, encoded by the exons ATGGGGAAG ATCACCTTCTACGAGGACCGCGGCTTCCAGGGCCGCTGCTATGAGTGCAGCAGTG CACCCGAACTGCAGCCCTACTTCAGCCGCTGCAACTCCATCCGCGTGGACAGCGGCTGCTGGATGCTGTATGAGCAGCCCAACTACGCGGGCCACCAGTACTTCCTGCGGCGCGGGGACTACCCCGACTACCAGCAGT CTGGGCTCAGCGACTCCATCCGCTCCTGCCGCCTCATCCCCCAC ACCAGTTCACACAGGATCAGGATCTACGAGCTAGAGGACTACAGAGGCCAGATGGTAGAGATCACCGAGGACTGCTCCTCGCTTCATGACCGCTTCCACTTCAGTGAGATCCACTCCTTCCACGTGCTGGAGGGCTGCTGGATCCTCTACGAGCTGCCCAGCTACCGGGGGCGGCAGTACCTGCTGAGACCAGGGGACTACAGGAGCTACCGCGACTGGGGGGCCACGAGTGCCCGAGTGGGCTCATTGAGAAGAGCCATGGATtcctattga